Proteins encoded within one genomic window of Oncorhynchus tshawytscha isolate Ot180627B linkage group LG02, Otsh_v2.0, whole genome shotgun sequence:
- the tsfm gene encoding elongation factor Ts, mitochondrial, whose amino-acid sequence MALTYVFRSIRTEFSKVCTVHHAQSLHTGFPVLAAEKALLMKLRKSTGYTFINCKKALEKCDNDITKAESWLHEQAQKEGWSKASKLEGRRAKEGLIGLFVGDKAAVMVEVNCETDFVARNEKFQQLVKDVAFATMAHHSSKNQGQTGYVKSLLAAEDLSKLNLGEGASLADQLALTIGRLGENMSVRRAVTVGIPAGWHIGSYIHGGVAGQSDMAMGRYGALVVFQGGKDGAQDTLGRKLGQHVVGESPVSLGNMDDLPCGDAETRLLPQSFLPDPSRTVAQYLTEQGARVLDFVRFQCGEVGSDGAH is encoded by the exons ATGGCATTAACGTATGTTTTCAGATCAATCAGAACAGAGTTCTCAAAG GTCTGCACCGTTCATCATGCACAGTCTTTACACACAGGATTTCCAGTTCTTGCTGCAGAGAAAGCTCTCCTTATGAAACTACGCAAAAGTACTGGCTACACATTCATTAACTGCAAAAAAGCATTGGAGAAATgtgataatgacatcacaaag GCCGAGAGCTGGTTACATGAGCAGGCCCAGAAAGAAGGCTGGAGCAAGGCCAGCaagctggaggggaggagggccaAAGAGGGGCTGATTGGTCTGTTTGTAGGAGACAAAGCTGCAGTCATGGTAGAG gtgaACTGTGAGACAGACTTTGTTGCCCGTAATGAGAAGTTCCAACAGCTGGTGAAGGATGTGGCGTTCGCCACCATGGCTCACCACAGCAGTAAAAACCAGGGCCAAACTGGATATGTGAAG AGTCTCCTGGCAGCAGAGGACCTCTCGAAATTGAACTTGGGTGAAGGTGCTTCTCTGGCTGATCAGCTGGCCCTTACAATAG GTCGTCTGGGTGAGAACATGTCAGTGAGGCGGGCGGTGACGGTTGGTATCCCTGCAGGCTGGCATATCGGCTCCTACATCCACGGTGGCGTGGCGGGTCAGTCTGATATGGCCATGGGGCGATACGGCGCCCTCGTGGTGTTCCAGGGGGGCAAGGACGGGGCGCAGGACACCCTGGGGAGGAAGCTAGGGCAGCACGTAGTGGGAGAGTCCCCCGTATCCCTGGGCAATATGGATGACCTGCCCTGTGGGGATGCGGAGACACGCCTGCTGCCCCAATCCTTCCTCCCTGACCCTAGTAGGACAGTGGCACAGTACCTGACGGAGCAGGGGGCACGAGTTCTGGACTTTGTCCGCTTTCAGTGTGGGGAGGTTGGCAGTGATGGGGCACATTGA